One Thermus islandicus DSM 21543 genomic window carries:
- a CDS encoding BMP family ABC transporter substrate-binding protein, giving the protein MRRWVPFLLAALGLALAQGEKLKACFIYVGPVGDAGWTYAHDLGRKKAEAALPWLETRYVESVPEAQALPVIERFVREGCKVIFATSFGYGEAVLEAAKKYPDVLFAHATGVRRAPNVATYMADFYQVYYLNGLAAGALSRTGKVGYVAAYPIPEVKRHINAFALGVRAVNPKAQVLVRWINAWYDPAKAREATEALLAQGADVFAFTEDSPTVIQTAARKGAYAFGHYTPMLKFAPDHVVSGQIVHWEVIYTDFLKKVKEGVYTAKNLENVDYFWLLKQGAVEMGADYGVPINPKHVPLLQKARMSVGGRQVAVYDRILALLKDMSGPNPSFDPFTGPIRDRKGVVRIPAGRKATLQELLTLEWAAPGVVGDWPGEPR; this is encoded by the coding sequence ATGCGGAGGTGGGTACCCTTCTTGTTGGCGGCCCTGGGCCTGGCCCTGGCCCAGGGGGAGAAGCTCAAGGCCTGCTTCATCTACGTGGGCCCGGTGGGGGATGCGGGCTGGACCTACGCCCACGACCTGGGGCGGAAGAAGGCGGAGGCGGCATTGCCTTGGCTGGAGACCCGGTACGTGGAGAGCGTGCCCGAGGCCCAGGCCCTGCCCGTCATAGAGCGCTTCGTGCGGGAAGGGTGCAAGGTGATCTTTGCCACCAGCTTCGGGTATGGGGAGGCGGTCCTCGAGGCCGCCAAGAAGTACCCCGATGTCCTCTTTGCCCACGCCACCGGGGTGAGGCGGGCTCCCAACGTGGCCACCTACATGGCCGACTTCTACCAGGTCTACTACCTGAACGGCCTCGCCGCTGGGGCGCTTTCCCGGACGGGCAAGGTGGGGTACGTGGCCGCCTACCCGATCCCCGAGGTGAAGCGGCACATCAACGCCTTTGCCCTGGGGGTGCGGGCGGTGAACCCTAAGGCCCAGGTTCTGGTGCGCTGGATCAACGCCTGGTACGACCCGGCCAAGGCCCGGGAGGCCACGGAGGCCCTCCTCGCCCAAGGGGCGGACGTCTTCGCCTTCACCGAGGACAGCCCCACAGTGATCCAGACCGCGGCCAGGAAGGGGGCCTATGCCTTTGGCCACTACACCCCCATGCTTAAGTTTGCCCCCGACCACGTGGTCTCCGGGCAGATCGTCCACTGGGAGGTCATCTACACGGACTTCCTGAAGAAGGTGAAGGAAGGGGTTTACACCGCCAAGAACCTGGAGAACGTGGACTACTTCTGGCTCCTAAAACAGGGGGCGGTGGAGATGGGGGCGGACTACGGGGTCCCCATCAACCCCAAGCACGTGCCCCTCTTGCAGAAAGCCCGGATGAGCGTGGGCGGCAGGCAGGTGGCGGTCTACGACCGGATCCTGGCCCTCCTGAAGGACATGTCCGGCCCGAACCCCAGCTTTGATCCCTTCACCGGCCCTATCCGGGACCGCAAGGGCGTGGTACGCATCCCCGCGGGCAGGAAGGCCACGCTGCAGGAACTCCTCACCCTGGAATGGGCCGCTCCTGGCGTGGTGGGGGACTGGCCGGGGGAGCCCAGGTAA
- a CDS encoding ABC transporter permease subunit, whose amino-acid sequence MEEALLRAVLFGTPLLLASLGALLGERSGVVNLGVEGIMALAALAAFAVALWASPPLGLLAGVGVGVLGGVFLGFFAVTLRANQFVAGLAVAALGLGASGLLGKRYEGVPLEHPLPEGGLALLALLLALGLHHLLYRTRFGLHLRSVGENPRAADLFGVSVDGVRYGALALGGGLIGLAGAYLSLAYRPSWTDGMTAGLGWVAVALVILAAWEPLRAVLGAYLFGLLFFLQFRLQGSLPIPSEAFAAMPYLLVILVLALSGRARAPKALGQPFERGR is encoded by the coding sequence ATGGAAGAGGCGCTGTTGCGAGCGGTGCTTTTCGGAACCCCCCTCCTCCTCGCCTCCCTGGGGGCCCTCCTCGGGGAGCGGAGCGGGGTGGTGAACCTCGGGGTGGAGGGGATCATGGCCCTGGCGGCCCTGGCCGCCTTCGCGGTGGCCCTCTGGGCCTCCCCCCCCTTGGGCCTCCTGGCGGGGGTGGGGGTGGGGGTCTTAGGCGGCGTCTTCCTGGGCTTCTTCGCCGTAACTCTGAGGGCCAACCAGTTCGTGGCCGGGCTTGCCGTGGCGGCCCTGGGGCTTGGGGCTTCGGGGCTTCTCGGCAAGCGCTACGAAGGGGTGCCCCTGGAGCACCCCCTTCCCGAGGGGGGGCTTGCCCTGCTGGCCCTCCTCCTGGCCCTGGGCCTTCACCACCTCCTTTACCGCACCCGGTTCGGGCTCCACCTCCGGAGCGTGGGGGAAAACCCCAGGGCGGCCGACCTCTTCGGCGTGAGCGTGGACGGGGTGCGGTACGGGGCGCTGGCCCTAGGGGGCGGGCTAATCGGCCTCGCCGGGGCCTACCTCTCCCTGGCCTACCGCCCGTCCTGGACGGATGGCATGACGGCGGGCCTCGGCTGGGTGGCTGTGGCCTTGGTGATCCTGGCCGCGTGGGAGCCCCTGAGGGCGGTTCTGGGCGCCTACCTCTTCGGCCTCCTCTTTTTCCTGCAGTTCCGCCTCCAGGGCAGCCTGCCCATTCCCTCCGAGGCCTTCGCCGCCATGCCCTACCTTTTGGTTATCCTGGTCCTGGCCCTCTCGGGCCGCGCCCGGGCCCCTAAGGCCCTGGGCCAGCCCTTTGAGCGGGGGAGGTGA
- a CDS encoding ABC transporter permease, with translation MRLELDPNPTPRKVLLAYALFLLLALLALGVLFLAYGVAPLRAYGLLLSPLTDPLGLAEVARRAVPLLLIGAGLALGFRVGFFNIGAEGQLLLGAVGATYAALFLPPGPWTPVLMFLFGGGLGALWAGLAAWLKVRFGASEILTTLMQNYLASSLVVYLVAGPWKGQMALGFLYTDRFPPEAQLPHLGETLVPWPTLLFGVAAAFLLQLLLSRTPLGFAWRVLGENPQAARYLGLKEGRLLLLAALTSGLLSGLAGVGEVAGIHLRLLEPAQISLGYGFTAILAAWLARGRPLGVLLTAPLLGLILAGADALKLALSMPFRVVDVASGLLLLALIGAEAVSRHRILWRR, from the coding sequence GTGAGGTTGGAGCTGGACCCGAACCCCACCCCCAGGAAGGTCCTTCTGGCCTACGCCCTCTTCCTCCTCCTGGCCCTCCTCGCCCTAGGGGTCCTCTTTCTGGCCTATGGGGTTGCTCCCCTTCGCGCCTACGGCCTCCTCCTTTCCCCCCTCACCGACCCCTTGGGGCTGGCGGAGGTGGCCCGGCGCGCCGTCCCTCTCCTCCTCATCGGGGCAGGGCTCGCCCTGGGCTTTCGGGTGGGCTTCTTCAACATCGGGGCCGAGGGGCAGCTCCTCCTGGGGGCGGTGGGGGCCACCTATGCGGCCCTCTTCCTGCCGCCGGGCCCCTGGACGCCGGTCCTCATGTTTCTCTTCGGGGGGGGGCTTGGGGCCTTGTGGGCGGGCCTTGCCGCCTGGCTCAAGGTGCGCTTCGGGGCCAGCGAGATCCTCACCACCCTCATGCAGAACTACCTGGCCTCCTCCCTGGTGGTCTACCTGGTGGCGGGCCCATGGAAGGGGCAGATGGCCCTGGGTTTCCTCTACACCGACCGGTTTCCCCCGGAGGCCCAGCTTCCCCACCTGGGGGAGACCCTGGTCCCCTGGCCTACCCTGCTTTTCGGGGTGGCGGCGGCCTTCCTCCTCCAGCTTCTCCTCTCCCGTACCCCCCTGGGCTTCGCCTGGCGGGTCCTGGGGGAGAACCCACAGGCGGCCCGATACCTAGGGCTCAAAGAGGGTAGGCTCCTCCTCCTCGCCGCCCTGACCTCGGGCCTGCTTTCCGGCCTCGCCGGGGTAGGGGAGGTGGCGGGGATCCACCTGAGGCTTCTGGAGCCGGCCCAGATCTCCTTGGGCTACGGCTTCACCGCCATCCTGGCGGCCTGGCTCGCCCGGGGAAGGCCCCTCGGGGTCCTCCTCACCGCCCCCCTTTTGGGCCTAATCCTGGCGGGGGCGGACGCTCTGAAGCTCGCCCTCTCCATGCCCTTCAGGGTGGTGGACGTGGCCAGCGGGCTTTTGCTCCTCGCTCTCATCGGGGCCGAGGCGGTAAGCCGGCATCGGATCCTCTGGAGGCGCTGA
- a CDS encoding ABC transporter ATP-binding protein gives MLRLENVTKRFGPVVANRGISLEVRGGEVVALLGENGAGKTTLVSLLYGLYAPDEGRIFLEGKEVRIPSPRAAQRLGIALVPQHPELIEAHTVAENLALGLDLPPVFSRRALVARLKGLLAGHPLGVDLEAPVHRLSAGEKQRVELLRALLARPKVLVLDEPTSVLTPKEVEGLFQEIRRLRSSGLAVLFISHKLDEVLAIADRVVVLRAGEKVGELRREEADKDALIRLMVGRSPAPLPRAAPPGEAVVLEVEDLMVPRHGFPVQGVSFALRAGEVLGIAGVAGSGQRELLEALAGLRPYRGRVRFLGRPLPEDPARLYALGVAHVPEERAMGVVGGMSVAENLALRTYPRYARRGLLDYRAMERDAEALIARYRIQAPTPRTPVRALSGGNVQKVILARELKEGPKLVLAMHPTYGVDAGAAEEVHARLLDLAREGAAILLISEDLDEILALAHRVAALHRGRLVGPISREAANRERLGRMMAEGRA, from the coding sequence ATGTTGCGGCTGGAGAACGTCACCAAGCGCTTCGGCCCCGTGGTGGCCAACCGGGGGATCAGCCTCGAGGTGCGGGGGGGCGAAGTGGTGGCCCTTCTAGGGGAGAACGGCGCGGGGAAGACCACCCTGGTGAGCCTCCTCTACGGCCTCTACGCCCCGGACGAGGGGCGGATTTTCCTCGAGGGCAAGGAGGTGCGCATCCCCTCCCCCAGGGCCGCCCAGAGGCTCGGCATCGCCCTCGTGCCCCAGCACCCCGAGCTCATTGAGGCCCACACCGTGGCGGAGAACCTGGCCCTGGGCCTGGACCTGCCCCCCGTCTTCTCCCGCAGGGCCCTGGTGGCGAGGCTAAAAGGGCTTCTGGCGGGGCACCCCCTGGGGGTGGACCTCGAGGCGCCCGTGCACCGTCTCTCCGCAGGGGAGAAGCAGCGGGTAGAGCTCCTCAGGGCCCTCCTTGCCCGCCCCAAAGTGCTCGTCCTGGACGAGCCTACCAGCGTCCTCACCCCCAAGGAGGTGGAAGGCCTTTTCCAAGAGATCCGGAGGTTGAGGTCCTCGGGCCTGGCGGTCCTCTTTATCAGCCACAAGCTGGACGAGGTCCTGGCCATCGCCGACCGCGTGGTCGTCCTCAGGGCGGGGGAAAAGGTGGGGGAGCTGCGGCGCGAGGAGGCGGACAAGGACGCCTTGATCCGCCTCATGGTGGGGCGGAGCCCGGCCCCCCTCCCCAGGGCCGCCCCGCCCGGGGAGGCGGTGGTCCTGGAGGTGGAGGACCTCATGGTCCCTCGGCACGGCTTTCCCGTCCAGGGGGTCTCCTTCGCCCTGAGGGCCGGGGAGGTCCTGGGCATCGCCGGGGTGGCGGGAAGCGGCCAGCGGGAGCTTCTGGAGGCCCTGGCCGGCCTCAGGCCGTACCGCGGGCGGGTCCGCTTCCTGGGTAGGCCCTTGCCCGAAGACCCCGCCCGCCTCTATGCCCTGGGGGTGGCCCACGTGCCCGAGGAGCGGGCCATGGGGGTGGTGGGGGGGATGAGCGTGGCGGAGAACCTCGCCCTGCGCACCTACCCCCGCTACGCCCGGCGCGGACTTCTGGACTATAGAGCCATGGAGCGGGACGCGGAGGCCCTCATCGCCCGCTACCGCATCCAAGCCCCCACGCCCCGCACCCCGGTGCGGGCCCTCTCCGGCGGTAACGTGCAGAAGGTGATCCTGGCCCGGGAGCTCAAGGAGGGTCCCAAGCTCGTCCTGGCCATGCACCCCACCTACGGGGTGGACGCGGGGGCGGCGGAGGAGGTTCATGCCCGGCTTCTGGACCTGGCGCGGGAGGGGGCCGCCATTCTCCTCATAAGCGAGGATCTGGACGAGATCCTGGCCCTCGCTCACCGGGTGGCGGCCCTCCACCGCGGCCGGCTGGTGGGGCCCATTTCCCGGGAAGCGGCGAACCGGGAGCGCCTGGGCCGGATGATGGCGGAGGGGCGGGCGTGA
- a CDS encoding CoA transferase, translating into MAPSAWPPGRVLDLTRLLPGPLAGKFLLDLGFPVLKVEPPGGDPLATLAPGAYRFLNGGKEVRVLDLKRAEGREALLALVEESALLLEANRPGVMERLGVGPEALLKVNPRLVYVRLRGYPEVPDPGHDLTYLAEAGLLGRFPWKAFQFADLAGAFQAALLALKGLLLGGGVYEVALSEAVRGIAYPPLPFLDGSVLCYGVYRAKEGEVALAALEPHLWARFCQKAGLPELLEAAFSPASPDNPAYARLCARFLERPALLWEAWAREEGVPLRAVRG; encoded by the coding sequence ATGGCGCCCTCCGCATGGCCCCCCGGTAGGGTGCTGGACCTGACCCGCCTCCTTCCCGGGCCCCTGGCGGGGAAGTTCCTTTTGGACTTGGGTTTCCCGGTGCTCAAGGTGGAGCCCCCCGGGGGGGATCCCCTGGCGACCCTGGCCCCCGGGGCCTACCGTTTCCTCAACGGGGGCAAAGAGGTGCGGGTGCTGGACCTCAAGAGGGCGGAGGGCCGGGAGGCTTTGCTGGCCCTGGTAGAGGAAAGCGCCCTTCTTCTGGAGGCCAACCGCCCTGGGGTGATGGAACGGTTGGGGGTAGGGCCAGAAGCGCTCCTGAAGGTCAACCCTCGCCTGGTCTATGTGCGCCTCCGAGGCTACCCCGAGGTTCCGGATCCTGGGCATGACCTTACCTATCTCGCCGAAGCGGGGCTTCTAGGCCGATTTCCCTGGAAAGCTTTTCAGTTCGCCGATCTCGCCGGGGCATTCCAGGCGGCCCTCTTGGCCCTGAAGGGGCTTCTTCTAGGGGGTGGGGTCTACGAGGTGGCCCTCTCCGAGGCGGTGAGGGGGATCGCCTACCCCCCTCTTCCTTTCCTGGACGGTTCCGTCCTCTGCTACGGGGTCTACCGGGCGAAGGAGGGGGAGGTGGCCCTCGCGGCCCTCGAGCCGCACCTTTGGGCCCGCTTCTGCCAGAAGGCGGGGCTTCCCGAGCTCCTAGAGGCGGCCTTCAGCCCGGCCTCCCCGGACAACCCCGCCTACGCCAGGCTCTGTGCCCGCTTCCTGGAGCGCCCCGCCCTCCTTTGGGAGGCCTGGGCCCGAGAGGAGGGGGTTCCCTTGCGGGCGGTGCGCGGGTAG
- a CDS encoding SDR family NAD(P)-dependent oxidoreductase: protein MTRSALVTGGASGLGRATALALAARGYRVTVLDLRRGEDPGLGYVEGDVTRPEDVERAVREAVAQAPLFVLVNAAGVGLARKILGREGPHDLDSFRRVVEVNLVGTFNALRLAAWAMRESPPDAEGQRGVIVNTASVAAFEGQVGQAAYSASKGGVVGLTLPAARELAEWGIRVVTLAPGLFDTPLLQGLPEKAKASLAEQVPFPRRLGHPEEYAALVLHIVENPMLNGEVIRLDGALRMAPR from the coding sequence ATGACGCGGAGCGCCTTGGTAACGGGTGGGGCTTCGGGATTAGGGCGGGCTACGGCCCTGGCGTTGGCGGCCAGGGGGTACCGGGTGACGGTCCTGGACCTAAGGCGGGGGGAGGACCCTGGCCTAGGGTATGTGGAGGGGGATGTGACCCGGCCGGAGGATGTGGAGCGGGCGGTGCGGGAAGCGGTGGCCCAGGCCCCCCTGTTCGTCCTGGTGAACGCTGCCGGAGTGGGCCTTGCCCGCAAAATCCTGGGCCGGGAGGGCCCCCACGACCTGGACTCGTTCCGGAGGGTGGTGGAGGTCAACCTGGTGGGCACCTTTAACGCCCTCCGCTTGGCGGCCTGGGCTATGCGGGAGAGCCCGCCCGATGCCGAGGGCCAGCGGGGGGTTATCGTGAATACCGCCAGCGTGGCCGCCTTTGAGGGCCAGGTGGGACAGGCGGCCTACTCGGCCAGCAAGGGGGGCGTGGTGGGGCTGACCCTGCCTGCGGCCCGGGAGCTGGCGGAGTGGGGGATCCGGGTGGTCACCCTCGCTCCCGGGCTCTTTGATACCCCTCTCCTACAAGGCCTGCCCGAGAAGGCGAAGGCTTCCCTGGCGGAGCAGGTTCCCTTTCCTCGGCGGCTTGGCCACCCTGAGGAGTACGCTGCCCTCGTCCTCCACATCGTGGAGAACCCCATGCTGAACGGGGAGGTCATAAGGCTAGATGGCGCCCTCCGCATGGCCCCCCGGTAG
- a CDS encoding thiolase family protein, whose amino-acid sequence MGEPVILEAVRTPIGKRNGALRAWRPDALYARVLDALLDRSGIDPKAIGDVVTGCVTQVGEQGANLGRLAVLLSRLPREVPAVTLNRMCGSSQQAVHFAAQAIAAGDLDFAIAGGVESMTRVPMFSDIGGSFHTLNPELFQKYELVHQGESAERIAERYGFCREELDEWGYLSHKRAARATAEGRFRSQMVFLEGLDGEGRPFLLDRDEGVRPDADYEKMLALKPVFREDGVVTAGNSSQISDGASALLLGEREKALALGLRPRARFLARVVVAGDPTLQLLEVVPAARKALERARLSVRDLDVIEVNEAFASVVLAFLRELGPDPERVNPNGGAIAHGHPLGATGAILMTKLLYELERTGGEFGLQVMCIGHGQATATILQRLA is encoded by the coding sequence ATGGGAGAGCCGGTGATCCTCGAGGCGGTGCGCACGCCCATCGGTAAGCGGAACGGGGCCTTGCGAGCCTGGCGTCCGGATGCCCTTTATGCCCGGGTGCTGGATGCCCTCCTGGACCGATCGGGGATAGACCCTAAGGCGATCGGGGACGTGGTCACGGGGTGCGTGACCCAGGTGGGGGAGCAGGGGGCCAACCTGGGGCGGCTTGCCGTGCTCCTTTCCCGGCTTCCCCGGGAGGTGCCCGCGGTCACCCTGAACCGCATGTGCGGCTCCAGCCAGCAGGCGGTCCACTTCGCCGCCCAGGCCATCGCCGCGGGCGACCTGGACTTCGCCATCGCCGGCGGGGTGGAGAGCATGACCCGGGTGCCCATGTTCTCAGACATCGGCGGAAGCTTCCACACCTTGAACCCTGAGCTTTTCCAAAAATACGAGCTCGTCCACCAGGGGGAAAGCGCCGAACGCATCGCCGAGCGATACGGGTTTTGCCGGGAGGAGCTGGACGAGTGGGGCTACCTTTCCCACAAGCGGGCGGCGAGGGCCACGGCTGAAGGCCGGTTCCGCAGCCAGATGGTCTTTCTGGAGGGTTTGGACGGGGAGGGCAGGCCCTTCCTCCTGGACCGGGACGAGGGGGTCCGCCCGGATGCCGACTACGAGAAGATGCTGGCCCTCAAGCCCGTCTTTCGGGAAGACGGGGTGGTGACCGCAGGGAACTCCAGCCAGATCTCCGATGGGGCCTCTGCCTTGCTCCTAGGGGAGAGGGAGAAGGCCTTGGCCTTGGGCCTTCGCCCCAGGGCCCGCTTCCTGGCCCGGGTGGTGGTGGCGGGAGACCCCACGCTCCAGCTTTTGGAGGTGGTCCCCGCTGCCAGAAAGGCCCTGGAAAGGGCCCGCCTTTCCGTGCGGGACCTGGATGTGATAGAGGTCAACGAGGCTTTTGCCAGCGTTGTCCTCGCCTTCTTGCGGGAGCTTGGCCCCGATCCTGAGCGGGTGAACCCCAATGGTGGGGCCATCGCCCACGGCCACCCCCTGGGGGCCACGGGGGCTATCCTCATGACCAAGCTCCTCTACGAGCTGGAGCGCACCGGGGGGGAGTTCGGTTTGCAGGTGATGTGCATCGGCCACGGCCAGGCTACGGCCACGATCCTCCAGAGGCTGGCATGA
- a CDS encoding ComF family protein, which produces MPWGWLEGLLGHACPGCGGRLDQPLLCASCRQGLRAERHGEMVYLGLYGRVGGLVRALKYGRRFGLAPLLAGPLAEGVREAGWALHGVTAVPTLLSRLLLRGYNPPELLAQEVARLLGLPYRRALRRVRYAPSQPSRGRARHKLPGDLFAPALRVEGPWLLLDDVLTSGATFLRAKEALLRAGASRVYGAFVAVRNPGALGPYP; this is translated from the coding sequence ATGCCTTGGGGCTGGCTTGAGGGGCTTCTGGGCCATGCCTGCCCCGGGTGCGGGGGGAGGCTGGACCAGCCCCTCCTTTGCGCCTCCTGCCGCCAGGGGCTTCGGGCGGAGAGGCATGGGGAGATGGTCTACCTAGGGCTTTATGGCCGGGTGGGGGGCCTGGTGCGGGCCCTCAAGTACGGCAGGCGCTTCGGCCTGGCTCCCCTTTTGGCCGGTCCGCTGGCGGAAGGGGTGCGGGAGGCGGGTTGGGCCCTCCATGGGGTTACGGCGGTGCCCACCCTTCTTTCCCGGCTTCTCCTCCGGGGGTACAACCCGCCCGAGCTTCTTGCCCAGGAGGTGGCCCGCCTCCTGGGCCTTCCCTACCGGAGAGCCCTTCGCCGGGTGCGCTACGCCCCAAGCCAGCCCTCCAGGGGACGGGCCCGCCACAAGCTCCCCGGGGACCTCTTCGCCCCCGCCCTTAGGGTGGAGGGCCCCTGGCTTCTTTTGGACGACGTACTTACCAGCGGAGCCACCTTCCTTAGGGCCAAGGAGGCTCTTCTCCGGGCGGGGGCAAGCCGGGTCTACGGGGCCTTTGTGGCGGTGAGGAACCCCGGGGCCTTGGGCCCCTACCCTTAG
- the mtnA gene encoding S-methyl-5-thioribose-1-phosphate isomerase has translation MERVLPFRFDEEKGVFWLLDQRRLPLEEVWVPVRTAQEMAEAIRTMVVRGAPAIGVAAAFGLVLAHLAGEDLKAADHLLRQSRPTAVNLFHALDRMRPHWGDPVASLREAFALWREVEETEKAISHYGAKVVRGQVLTHCNTGPLATGGYGTALGAIVEGFRQGRVTHVWVDETRPYLQGARLTAFELMKAGVPATLIADNMAGFLMARGKVDAVIVGADRMALNGDFANKIGTYALAVLAHHHGIPFYAALPLSSVDPKLPSGEGIPIEERPPEEVLELRGVRLAPQGFPAYHPAFDLTPHRYLTGIVTEKGVLYPPFDEALRDALGLA, from the coding sequence GTGGAGCGGGTCCTGCCCTTCCGGTTTGACGAGGAGAAGGGAGTTTTTTGGCTTCTGGACCAAAGGCGGCTTCCCCTAGAGGAGGTCTGGGTTCCGGTGCGCACCGCTCAGGAGATGGCGGAGGCCATTCGCACCATGGTGGTCAGGGGGGCTCCGGCCATCGGGGTAGCGGCGGCCTTTGGCCTGGTCCTCGCCCACCTGGCCGGGGAGGACCTAAAGGCGGCGGACCACCTCTTGCGCCAAAGCCGCCCCACCGCGGTCAACCTCTTTCACGCCTTAGACAGGATGCGCCCCCACTGGGGTGATCCCGTGGCCAGCCTAAGGGAGGCCTTTGCCCTGTGGCGGGAGGTGGAGGAGACGGAGAAGGCGATAAGCCACTACGGAGCCAAGGTGGTGAGGGGCCAGGTCCTCACCCACTGCAACACCGGGCCTCTGGCCACCGGGGGCTACGGGACCGCTTTGGGGGCCATCGTGGAGGGGTTCCGCCAGGGGCGGGTGACCCACGTTTGGGTGGACGAGACCCGGCCCTACCTCCAAGGGGCCCGCCTCACCGCCTTTGAGCTGATGAAGGCGGGGGTTCCCGCCACCCTCATCGCCGACAACATGGCGGGCTTCCTCATGGCCCGGGGAAAGGTGGACGCGGTCATCGTGGGAGCGGACCGCATGGCCTTAAACGGCGACTTCGCCAACAAGATCGGCACCTACGCCCTGGCGGTCCTGGCCCACCACCACGGCATCCCCTTCTACGCCGCCCTTCCCCTTTCCTCTGTGGATCCCAAGCTCCCAAGCGGGGAGGGCATCCCTATAGAGGAGAGGCCTCCCGAGGAGGTCCTGGAGCTAAGGGGCGTGCGCCTCGCCCCTCAAGGCTTTCCCGCCTACCATCCGGCCTTTGACCTGACCCCCCACCGCTACCTCACCGGCATCGTCACGGAGAAGGGGGTTCTCTACCCTCCCTTTGACGAGGCCTTAAGGGATGCCTTGGGGCTGGCTTGA
- a CDS encoding PQQ-dependent sugar dehydrogenase has product MLSRRRLLVGLLGLGLSRGQGLRAEEVVGGLEVPWALAFLPGGGMLISERPGRIRLFREGRLSTYAELPVYRRGESGLLGLALHPRFPEAPYVYAYRTVEEGGLRNQVVRLRHLGERGVWERVILDGIPARPHGLHSGGRIAFGPDGMLYVTTGEGYERAMAQDLSSLGGKILRLTPEGEPAPGNPFLGRPGTRPEIWSYGHRNPQGLAWHPETGELFASEHGPSGEQGYGYDEINLIRPGGNYGWPQVVGRGEEPGYVDPLYVWPEGFPPGNLAFWKGELYVAGLRGQALLRLRLQGERGRWRVVRAEPMLSGFGRLREVQVGPDGALYVTTSNRDGRGQVRPGDDRVLRLA; this is encoded by the coding sequence ATGCTTAGCCGCAGGCGGCTTCTTGTGGGGCTTTTGGGCCTAGGGCTTTCCCGGGGCCAGGGGCTAAGGGCCGAGGAGGTGGTGGGGGGCCTCGAGGTCCCCTGGGCCCTGGCCTTTCTGCCCGGTGGGGGGATGCTCATCTCGGAAAGGCCTGGGAGGATCCGGCTTTTTAGGGAGGGAAGGCTTTCCACCTACGCCGAGCTTCCCGTCTACCGCCGGGGGGAGTCTGGGCTTTTGGGCCTTGCCCTCCACCCCCGCTTTCCCGAGGCGCCCTACGTCTACGCCTACCGCACCGTGGAGGAGGGAGGCCTGAGGAACCAGGTGGTGCGCCTCCGGCATCTGGGGGAGCGGGGGGTGTGGGAGCGCGTTATCCTGGACGGGATTCCCGCCCGGCCCCACGGCCTGCACTCGGGAGGCCGGATCGCCTTCGGTCCCGATGGGATGCTCTATGTGACCACGGGAGAGGGGTACGAGCGGGCCATGGCCCAGGACCTTTCCTCCTTAGGGGGCAAGATCCTGCGCCTAACCCCCGAGGGGGAGCCCGCGCCTGGCAACCCCTTCTTGGGCCGTCCCGGAACCAGGCCCGAGATCTGGAGCTATGGCCATCGCAATCCCCAGGGGCTGGCCTGGCATCCCGAGACGGGCGAGCTCTTTGCCAGCGAACACGGCCCTAGCGGAGAGCAAGGCTACGGCTACGATGAGATCAACCTGATCCGCCCCGGAGGGAACTACGGTTGGCCTCAGGTGGTGGGCCGGGGGGAGGAGCCGGGCTATGTGGATCCGCTTTATGTTTGGCCCGAAGGCTTTCCTCCCGGTAACCTGGCCTTCTGGAAGGGAGAGCTTTATGTGGCCGGGCTCAGGGGACAGGCCCTCCTACGCCTTAGGCTTCAGGGGGAAAGGGGCCGGTGGCGCGTGGTCAGGGCGGAGCCTATGCTTTCGGGCTTTGGCCGCCTGCGGGAGGTCCAGGTGGGGCCGGATGGGGCCCTTTATGTCACCACCTCCAACCGGGACGGTCGGGGCCAGGTGCGCCCAGGGGACGATAGGGTGCTCCGCCTGGCGTAG